Below is a genomic region from Actinomadura sp. NAK00032.
CGGCATGGTGCTGACCCTGATCATCGTGACGGACGAGTCGGCGCAGTACGACGCGGTCCGCGCCGCGACGGAGGCGGCGCGCGAGCACCCCTGCCGGGTGCTGACCGTCATCTCCCGCGACCCGCGCGGCGGCTCGTCGCGGCTGGACGCCGAGATCCGGATGGGCGAGACCGGGCCGGGCGAGACGGTGCTGCTGCGCATGTACGGGCCGCTCGCCGAGCACGCCGACTCGGTGGTCGTCCCGCTGCTGATGCCCGACACCCCGGTCGTGACGTGGTGGCCGGGCGGCAAGGTGCCGAAGGTCCCGGCGAAGGACCCGCTCGGCGCGCTGGCGCAGCGCCGGGTGACCGACTCCTACGCGGCCCGCGACCGGCTCGGCACCCTCGCGCAGCTCGCGCAGGGCTACCGGCCGGGCGACACCGACTTCACCTGGACGCGGCTCACGTCGTGGCGGTCGCTGCTGGCCGCCGCGCTCGACCAGGACCACGACGACATCGTGTCGGGCGAGGTGACCGCCGAGCCGGACAGCCCGAGCGCGGAGCTGCTGGCCGCGTGGCTGTCGGTCCGGCTCGGCGTGCCGCTCGGGCGGGCCGTCTCCGAGGGGCCCGGGATCACCGGCGTCCGGCTCACCACGACCGGCGGCGACATCGTCATCCACCGCCCGGACGGGCGGGTCGCGACGCTGTGCCGGCCCGGGCAGCCCGACCGGCAGGTGTCGCTGCTGCGCCGCCCGATGCCCGACCTGCTGGCCGAGGAGCTGCGCAGGC
It encodes:
- a CDS encoding glucose-6-phosphate dehydrogenase assembly protein OpcA; its protein translation is MNIDLTGTTTRKIQDALTQSRHLMGGPAVGMVLTLIIVTDESAQYDAVRAATEAAREHPCRVLTVISRDPRGGSSRLDAEIRMGETGPGETVLLRMYGPLAEHADSVVVPLLMPDTPVVTWWPGGKVPKVPAKDPLGALAQRRVTDSYAARDRLGTLAQLAQGYRPGDTDFTWTRLTSWRSLLAAALDQDHDDIVSGEVTAEPDSPSAELLAAWLSVRLGVPLGRAVSEGPGITGVRLTTTGGDIVIHRPDGRVATLCRPGQPDRQVSLLRRPMPDLLAEELRRLDPDEVYREAAARFAKDLAHGTARPGVADEPVSATDAAAKTGPAKRHAKARRATGGRGDAEGGA